A region from the Mycolicibacterium litorale genome encodes:
- a CDS encoding TetR/AcrR family transcriptional regulator, with protein MAERWTKERRTEHTRQVLLDAAEEVFARKGLTGAALEEIADAAGFTRGAIYSQFGAKEKLFLAVVDRQRQRFLDGFAEVMMSFHRLSDVDIDELAERWRQLSSGTDRAALGHELTLFLLRNPDARERVAAQRRETIRALGEFISKNIARIGGTLTMDAETLARVVLAANDGITLDSHLDGEDLYRPYLELVMSSVKPPQ; from the coding sequence GTGGCCGAACGATGGACCAAAGAGCGCCGTACGGAGCACACCCGGCAGGTCTTGTTGGACGCCGCTGAGGAAGTCTTCGCCCGAAAGGGTTTGACCGGCGCGGCGCTCGAGGAGATCGCAGATGCCGCAGGGTTCACCCGTGGTGCGATCTACTCGCAGTTCGGCGCCAAGGAGAAGCTGTTCCTCGCGGTCGTCGACCGCCAGCGTCAGCGGTTCCTCGACGGTTTTGCCGAGGTGATGATGTCGTTTCATCGCCTCAGCGACGTCGACATCGACGAACTCGCCGAGCGGTGGCGCCAGTTGAGCAGCGGAACCGACCGAGCGGCGCTGGGACACGAGCTGACGCTGTTCCTGCTGCGCAACCCCGACGCGCGGGAACGGGTGGCCGCTCAACGCCGAGAGACCATCCGCGCGCTGGGCGAGTTCATCAGCAAGAACATCGCTCGCATCGGCGGCACGCTCACCATGGATGCCGAGACATTGGCCCGGGTCGTGCTGGCCGCCAATGACGGCATCACCCTCGACAGCCACCTCGACGGCGAGGACCTCTACCGGCCCTACCTCGAGCTCGTCATGTCGAGCGTCAAGCCGCCGCAGTGA
- a CDS encoding MarR family winged helix-turn-helix transcriptional regulator encodes MELTDNILWLLKQAFYFSLTTVNEAVSEHGVSTAQIGVLRQLSNEPGLSGAELARRLLISPQGVQLALTALEKRGLVERKRDPQHGRILQAFLTDQGREVAAAVVSDAIAAHDKVFGVLTKAEQQTLRDLLGRVVEQGTGHELFADHVEN; translated from the coding sequence ATGGAACTCACCGACAACATCCTGTGGCTGCTCAAGCAGGCGTTCTACTTCTCGTTGACGACCGTGAACGAGGCGGTGAGCGAACACGGCGTGAGCACTGCGCAGATCGGTGTGCTGCGCCAACTGTCGAACGAACCGGGCCTGTCGGGTGCCGAGCTCGCGCGCCGGCTGCTGATCAGTCCCCAGGGGGTGCAGCTGGCGCTGACCGCGCTGGAGAAGCGCGGGCTCGTGGAGCGCAAGCGGGATCCCCAGCACGGCCGCATCCTGCAGGCGTTCCTCACCGATCAGGGACGCGAGGTGGCCGCCGCGGTGGTCAGCGATGCGATCGCCGCGCACGACAAGGTGTTCGGCGTGCTGACCAAGGCCGAACAGCAGACGCTACGTGATCTGCTGGGCCGCGTGGTCGAACAGGGCACGGGTCACGAGCTTTTCGCCGATCACGTCGAGAACTGA
- a CDS encoding cytochrome P450, with amino-acid sequence MAEDLTAVDFFRDGRLTDDPYTFYAALRDKCPVSRENHYGVTMVTGWQEAVDVYNDAETFSSCISVTGPFPGFPIPLDGFADGDVTELIEKHRDEIPFSDQLPTLDPPTHTNHRALLMRLITPKRLKENEDAMWQLADDILDDFLAPGEGEFIKGFAAPFTLRVIADLLGVPDEDRPELLERLARGTHGGALGSAEKTLTKTPLEYLYDVFAEYVEDRRREPREDVLTGLATATFPDGTMPEVGDVVRVATNVFSAGQETTVRLLSTALKVIGDRPDIQRALREDRSLLPNFIEECLRIESPVKGDFRLSRVPTTVGDEQLAAGTTVMVINGAANRDPRRFENPDEFDPQRKNARQHLAFGRGIHSCPGAPLARAETRVGLERLLDRTTDIRISEAHHGPAGDRRYSYIPTYILRGLTELHLEFDTGEGRS; translated from the coding sequence ATGGCGGAGGACCTCACCGCGGTTGACTTCTTCCGGGACGGCCGTCTGACCGACGACCCCTACACGTTCTATGCCGCGCTGCGCGACAAGTGTCCGGTCAGCAGGGAGAACCACTACGGCGTCACGATGGTGACCGGATGGCAGGAGGCCGTCGACGTCTACAACGACGCGGAGACGTTCTCCTCGTGCATCTCGGTGACGGGCCCGTTTCCCGGTTTTCCGATCCCGCTCGACGGCTTCGCAGACGGGGACGTCACGGAGCTCATCGAGAAGCACCGCGACGAGATCCCATTCAGCGACCAGTTGCCGACGCTCGACCCGCCCACCCACACCAACCACCGCGCCCTGCTCATGCGGCTGATCACGCCCAAGCGCCTCAAGGAGAACGAGGATGCGATGTGGCAGTTGGCCGACGACATCCTCGACGACTTCCTCGCGCCGGGCGAAGGCGAGTTCATCAAGGGCTTCGCGGCCCCGTTCACCCTGCGGGTGATCGCCGATCTGCTCGGGGTGCCCGACGAGGACCGGCCCGAACTCCTCGAGCGCCTCGCTCGTGGCACCCACGGCGGCGCACTGGGCAGTGCCGAGAAGACGCTGACCAAGACGCCGCTGGAGTACCTCTACGACGTCTTCGCCGAGTACGTCGAGGACCGCAGGCGCGAGCCGCGCGAGGATGTGCTGACCGGCCTGGCGACAGCGACATTCCCCGACGGCACGATGCCCGAGGTCGGCGACGTGGTGCGGGTGGCGACCAACGTGTTCTCGGCGGGGCAGGAGACCACGGTGCGGCTGCTGTCGACCGCGCTGAAGGTGATCGGCGACCGACCCGACATCCAGCGCGCGCTGCGCGAGGACCGCAGCCTGCTGCCCAACTTCATCGAGGAGTGCCTGCGCATCGAGAGCCCCGTCAAGGGTGACTTCCGACTGTCGCGGGTGCCGACCACCGTCGGTGACGAACAGTTGGCCGCCGGAACGACGGTGATGGTGATCAACGGTGCGGCGAACCGGGATCCGCGCCGCTTCGAGAACCCCGACGAATTCGATCCGCAGCGCAAGAACGCCCGCCAGCACCTGGCGTTCGGCCGCGGCATCCACAGCTGCCCGGGGGCGCCGCTCGCCCGCGCCGAGACGCGGGTCGGCCTCGAACGGCTGCTCGACCGGACGACCGACATCCGCATCAGCGAGGCCCACCACGGACCCGCCGGGGACCGCCGATACAGCTACATCCCGACCTACATCCTGCGCGGCCTGACCGAACTGCATCTCGAATTCGACACAGGGGAGGGCCGGTCGTGA
- a CDS encoding DUF1330 domain-containing protein, which yields MPKAYILITEDVKNPAGMAEYGKLAAQTMAGSTLLSFDAKPEVIEGEWHGTQTVLLEFESEEAAKEWYYSDAYQEAVKLRQAAADCNGVILHGLG from the coding sequence GTGCCCAAGGCTTACATTCTCATCACCGAAGACGTCAAGAATCCGGCCGGTATGGCCGAGTACGGCAAGCTGGCCGCGCAGACGATGGCCGGCTCGACATTGCTGTCGTTCGATGCGAAACCCGAAGTGATCGAAGGCGAATGGCACGGCACCCAGACGGTGCTGCTTGAGTTCGAATCCGAAGAGGCCGCCAAGGAGTGGTACTACTCCGACGCCTACCAGGAGGCGGTCAAACTGCGCCAAGCCGCCGCCGACTGCAACGGCGTGATCCTGCACGGCCTGGGCTGA
- a CDS encoding aromatic ring-hydroxylating oxygenase subunit alpha, whose translation MPATRPGEWLDPDSGLGQGLEDVQPGTFNMTIPTDRYTCPEYAAREREAIWMRTWQIAGRVEDLPKPGDWKKYEILDQSFIIVRGKDGQLRGFVNACRHRGNALCITETGNAKRGFLCQYHLWSYDLDGRLKGLLRENLAGPIDKTENSLLRVSVDTFAGFIFLNPDPEAAPLREYLGEDVVTLLEPYNIEQFTTVMDVTEAIECNWKVVMDAFEEGYHINGIHPQLLQVLHINPRTARYRFFENHSVAMAPFEVVGAGVQDQVAGILALPETFPGTVAVIPRFQELIAPYQDSDGHVEFPEGVTARLLLQQATREVLTGMGLDVSGLTDSQMVDNQGWVLFPNYFMTVRAGECHVIMSRPHPDGDPNRCIWHVASYMYVPEEFRDAVRAEAIVVDTPGSHKYFEALQQDYEQMPRQQKGLRNDRLEHMSLVKEEVVIAHYHSVVDRYLADTVKR comes from the coding sequence ATGCCAGCGACACGCCCAGGAGAATGGCTCGATCCGGACTCCGGTCTGGGCCAGGGCTTGGAGGACGTCCAGCCCGGGACGTTCAACATGACCATCCCCACCGACCGCTACACCTGTCCGGAGTATGCAGCGCGCGAACGGGAAGCGATCTGGATGCGCACCTGGCAGATCGCCGGTCGCGTCGAGGACCTGCCCAAGCCCGGTGACTGGAAGAAGTACGAGATCCTCGATCAGTCCTTCATCATCGTCCGCGGAAAGGACGGCCAGCTCAGGGGTTTCGTCAACGCCTGCAGGCACCGCGGCAACGCGCTGTGCATCACCGAGACCGGCAATGCCAAGCGCGGGTTCCTCTGTCAGTACCACCTGTGGTCCTACGATCTGGACGGTCGGCTCAAGGGCCTGCTGCGGGAGAACCTCGCCGGGCCGATCGACAAGACGGAGAACTCGCTGCTGCGGGTGTCGGTCGACACCTTCGCCGGTTTCATCTTCCTCAATCCGGACCCCGAGGCGGCGCCGCTGCGGGAGTACCTCGGGGAGGACGTGGTGACGCTGCTGGAGCCATACAACATCGAGCAGTTCACCACCGTCATGGACGTCACCGAGGCGATCGAGTGCAACTGGAAAGTCGTCATGGACGCCTTCGAAGAGGGCTACCACATCAACGGCATCCACCCCCAGCTGCTGCAGGTGCTGCACATCAATCCGAGGACCGCGCGGTACCGGTTCTTCGAGAACCACAGCGTGGCGATGGCGCCCTTCGAGGTCGTCGGTGCCGGTGTGCAGGATCAGGTCGCCGGAATCCTGGCACTGCCGGAAACCTTCCCCGGTACCGTCGCGGTGATCCCGCGGTTCCAGGAACTCATTGCGCCCTACCAGGATTCGGACGGGCACGTCGAGTTCCCCGAGGGCGTCACCGCGCGTCTGCTGCTACAACAGGCCACTCGCGAGGTGCTGACGGGTATGGGTCTCGACGTCAGCGGTCTGACGGACAGTCAGATGGTCGACAACCAGGGCTGGGTCCTGTTCCCGAACTACTTCATGACCGTGCGCGCCGGCGAATGCCACGTCATCATGTCGAGGCCGCACCCCGACGGTGATCCGAACCGGTGCATCTGGCACGTGGCCAGCTATATGTATGTCCCGGAGGAGTTCCGCGACGCTGTGCGCGCCGAGGCGATCGTGGTGGACACGCCGGGTAGCCACAAGTACTTCGAGGCTCTGCAACAGGACTACGAGCAGATGCCCCGCCAGCAGAAGGGCTTGCGCAACGACCGGCTCGAGCACATGTCGCTGGTCAAGGAGGAAGTCGTCATCGCGCACTACCACTCCGTGGTGGACCGCTACCTCGCCGACACCGTGAAGCGCTGA
- a CDS encoding metal-dependent hydrolase family protein encodes MTTVLRAARWADVEAGEVRSPAAVVVEGNRILSVDPAAPQAYSSSNAEVLDLGDVTLVPGLMDMELNLLIGGPGGPEGLPSPMHGVQDDPAYRTLRGAVNARTTLDAGFTTVRNLGLMVKTGGYLLDVALQRAVDQGWHAGPRIYPAGHAVTPYGGHLDPTVFQRLAPGIMPLSVAEGIANGVDDVRACVRYQIRHGAKLIKVSASGGVMSHSTAPGAQQYSDDEFAAIADEAHRAGVRVAAHAVGDSAIRACIRAGIDCIEHGFLATDETIQMMVDHGTFLVSTTYLTEAMAVDRIAPELRRKAEEVFPRAQAMLPKAIAAGVRIACGTDAPAVPHGQNAKELCALVARGMTPMAALRAATITSAELIEADDELGRLAPGYLADIIAVPGDPSKDIAATLDVRFVMKDGVVHKRAVV; translated from the coding sequence GTGACCACGGTTCTGCGCGCTGCTCGCTGGGCGGACGTTGAGGCGGGCGAGGTCCGCTCACCGGCCGCCGTGGTGGTCGAGGGAAACCGGATCCTCTCAGTGGATCCCGCTGCGCCGCAGGCTTACTCGTCGTCGAATGCCGAAGTTCTCGATCTGGGCGATGTGACCCTGGTGCCCGGTCTGATGGACATGGAGCTCAACCTCCTGATCGGTGGGCCCGGCGGACCCGAGGGCCTCCCCAGCCCCATGCACGGCGTTCAGGACGATCCCGCATACCGCACGCTGCGCGGCGCGGTCAACGCGCGCACCACACTGGACGCCGGCTTCACCACCGTCCGCAATCTGGGGCTGATGGTCAAGACCGGCGGCTACCTGCTCGACGTGGCGCTGCAGCGCGCCGTCGACCAGGGCTGGCACGCCGGTCCGCGGATCTATCCCGCCGGGCACGCGGTCACCCCCTACGGCGGCCACCTGGACCCGACGGTGTTCCAGCGGCTGGCACCGGGGATCATGCCGCTGTCGGTGGCCGAGGGTATCGCCAACGGCGTGGACGACGTCCGCGCCTGCGTGCGGTATCAGATCCGCCACGGCGCCAAGCTGATCAAGGTCTCGGCCTCCGGGGGCGTGATGTCGCACAGTACCGCTCCGGGGGCACAACAGTATTCGGATGACGAGTTCGCCGCGATCGCCGACGAGGCCCATCGCGCGGGCGTGCGGGTGGCCGCGCACGCCGTCGGCGACAGCGCGATCCGGGCGTGTATCCGGGCCGGCATCGACTGCATCGAACATGGTTTCCTGGCCACCGACGAGACGATCCAGATGATGGTCGACCACGGCACCTTCCTGGTCTCGACCACTTATCTCACCGAGGCGATGGCCGTGGACCGCATCGCCCCCGAACTGCGGCGCAAGGCCGAGGAGGTGTTCCCGCGCGCGCAGGCGATGCTGCCGAAGGCGATCGCCGCCGGTGTGCGGATCGCCTGCGGCACCGACGCCCCGGCGGTGCCACACGGGCAGAACGCCAAGGAGTTGTGCGCGCTCGTCGCGCGGGGGATGACGCCCATGGCCGCCCTGCGCGCGGCGACGATCACCAGCGCCGAGCTGATCGAGGCAGACGACGAACTCGGCCGCCTGGCACCGGGCTACCTGGCCGACATCATCGCCGTGCCGGGGGATCCGTCGAAGGACATCGCGGCCACACTCGACGTGCGGTTCGTGATGAAGGACGGCGTGGTCCACAAGCGTGCCGTGGTTTGA
- a CDS encoding ferredoxin, with amino-acid sequence MKVTVDEDRCRGHGMCLTLCPEVFQMTDDGYAVADPSEVPQGLEESAKDAITNCPEQAILEIS; translated from the coding sequence GTGAAGGTCACCGTCGACGAGGACCGCTGCCGTGGACACGGCATGTGCCTGACGCTGTGTCCCGAGGTGTTCCAGATGACCGACGACGGCTACGCCGTGGCGGACCCTTCCGAGGTGCCCCAGGGGCTCGAAGAGTCGGCCAAGGACGCCATCACGAACTGCCCCGAACAAGCGATCCTCGAAATCAGCTGA
- a CDS encoding ferredoxin--NADP reductase, which translates to MGEHLDADGFAPLRIKRVVRETSDAVSLVLDVPHHCSGRFRYQAGQFLTLRVTLDGRDLRRCYSMSSAPVEDELRITVKRDPGGLVSNWLNDTASEGVELLVAPPEGRFLLRDNHRGIVAFAGGSGITPIMSLIRTALATSVRPIRLFYANRSRDSVIFADTLSRLVDRHADRLTLTQHFDDDGGIVTPTAVESFVAAAGPADYYICGPGPFMDTVESAVRKSGVPRERIHLERFQVTQAPADAVAAEADVTTDEVVIELDRTTTAAPYRAGNTLLQTARTAGLRAPSSCETGSCGTCMARIVSGSARMLNNDALDDDEVAEGWVLTCQSLPTSRTVHVVYE; encoded by the coding sequence ATGGGTGAGCACCTCGACGCCGACGGGTTCGCACCGCTGCGCATCAAGCGGGTCGTGCGCGAGACCTCCGATGCCGTGTCGCTGGTGCTCGACGTGCCCCACCACTGTTCGGGGCGCTTCCGCTATCAGGCCGGCCAGTTCCTGACGCTGCGGGTCACCCTCGACGGGCGCGATCTGCGGCGCTGCTACTCGATGTCGTCCGCGCCGGTGGAGGACGAGCTGCGCATCACCGTCAAACGCGATCCGGGCGGACTCGTGTCGAACTGGCTCAACGACACCGCGTCGGAGGGCGTCGAGCTTCTCGTCGCTCCGCCCGAGGGGCGGTTTCTGCTGCGCGACAACCACCGCGGGATCGTCGCGTTCGCCGGTGGCAGCGGGATCACCCCGATCATGTCGCTGATCCGCACGGCCCTGGCCACCTCCGTGCGGCCCATCAGGCTCTTCTACGCCAACCGCAGCCGCGATTCGGTGATCTTCGCCGACACGCTGTCACGCCTCGTCGACCGCCATGCCGATCGACTGACGCTCACCCAGCACTTCGACGACGACGGCGGTATCGTCACGCCCACGGCGGTCGAGTCCTTCGTCGCCGCCGCTGGTCCCGCCGACTACTACATCTGCGGTCCGGGTCCGTTCATGGACACCGTGGAATCGGCCGTCCGGAAGTCCGGTGTGCCGCGGGAACGGATCCACCTCGAGCGGTTCCAGGTGACGCAGGCGCCGGCCGACGCCGTGGCCGCCGAGGCTGACGTGACGACCGACGAGGTCGTCATCGAGCTCGACCGCACGACGACCGCCGCGCCCTACCGGGCGGGCAACACACTGCTGCAGACGGCGCGCACCGCAGGACTGCGCGCCCCGTCGTCCTGCGAAACCGGTTCGTGCGGAACATGTATGGCGCGCATCGTCTCGGGCAGCGCCCGGATGCTCAACAACGACGCGCTCGACGACGACGAGGTGGCCGAGGGGTGGGTGCTGACCTGCCAGTCGCTGCCCACCAGCCGCACCGTCCACGTGGTCTACGAGTAG
- a CDS encoding TauD/TfdA dioxygenase family protein codes for MSLLTINKLTASVGAEVTGLDPQALAADDALATAVLDALEDSGVLVFPGLHLDPQAQVAFCRRLGDVDHSSDGHHPVAGIYPVTLDKSKNSSASYLRATFDWHIDGCTPTGDEFPQKATVLSALEVAERGGETEFASAYGAYDGLGEDEKSRLASLRVVHSLEASQRRVTPDPSPELLARWRSRPTHEHPLVWTHRSGRRSLVLGASADYVVGMDLDEGRALLADLLDRATRPDLVYSHTWSVGDTVVWDNRGVLHRAAPYPENSPREMLRTTVLGDEPIQ; via the coding sequence ATGAGTCTGCTGACGATCAACAAGCTCACCGCGTCGGTCGGTGCGGAGGTGACCGGACTCGACCCACAGGCGCTGGCCGCCGACGACGCGCTCGCCACTGCGGTGCTCGACGCACTGGAAGACAGCGGGGTGCTGGTCTTTCCGGGCCTGCACCTCGACCCGCAGGCGCAGGTGGCGTTCTGCAGGCGCCTCGGCGACGTCGACCACTCGTCCGACGGGCACCACCCGGTGGCGGGGATCTATCCGGTGACCCTCGACAAGTCCAAGAACTCCTCCGCGTCCTACCTGCGCGCGACGTTCGACTGGCACATCGACGGCTGCACACCCACGGGCGACGAGTTCCCGCAGAAGGCGACGGTGCTCTCGGCGCTGGAGGTGGCCGAGCGCGGCGGGGAGACCGAATTCGCCAGCGCCTACGGCGCCTACGACGGTCTGGGTGAGGACGAGAAGTCGCGGCTCGCGTCGCTGCGGGTGGTGCACTCGCTGGAGGCCTCACAGCGTCGGGTCACTCCCGACCCGTCGCCGGAACTTCTGGCCCGGTGGCGCTCCCGCCCCACCCACGAACACCCCCTGGTGTGGACCCATCGCAGCGGTCGTCGATCGCTCGTATTGGGCGCGTCGGCGGACTACGTCGTCGGGATGGACCTCGACGAGGGACGGGCGCTGCTGGCCGACCTGCTCGACCGCGCCACCCGCCCCGACCTCGTCTACAGCCACACGTGGTCGGTGGGGGACACGGTCGTCTGGGACAACCGCGGGGTGCTGCACCGGGCGGCGCCCTACCCGGAGAACTCACCGCGGGAGATGTTGCGCACCACCGTGCTCGGCGACGAACCGATCCAGTGA
- a CDS encoding carboxymuconolactone decarboxylase family protein — MTRLSPLPPEEWDDDVRDALSPLLAAERANPRDAGNILGTLVRNRPLTRAYLAFNAYLLKGSTLSARIREVALMRAVLWRRCDYLWDHHVELARRAGLTAAEIDGIRSGSVDGELDALVLRAVDELERDSTIADDTWTGLGRHLDDLQRMDLVFTIGGYNLLAVAVNTFGIEPE, encoded by the coding sequence GTGACGCGCCTGTCGCCGCTGCCGCCCGAGGAGTGGGACGACGATGTCCGTGACGCGCTGAGCCCGCTGCTGGCCGCCGAGCGCGCCAATCCCCGCGATGCGGGGAACATCCTGGGGACCCTGGTGCGGAACCGGCCGCTGACGCGCGCCTATCTGGCGTTCAACGCCTACCTGCTCAAGGGTTCGACGCTCAGCGCGCGGATTCGGGAGGTGGCGCTGATGCGCGCGGTGCTGTGGCGACGGTGCGATTACCTGTGGGACCACCACGTCGAGCTCGCCCGGCGGGCCGGGCTGACGGCGGCCGAGATCGACGGCATCCGAAGCGGTTCTGTCGACGGCGAGCTCGACGCGTTGGTGCTTCGCGCCGTCGACGAACTGGAACGCGACAGCACGATCGCCGACGACACCTGGACCGGGCTCGGCCGGCACCTCGACGACCTCCAGCGCATGGACCTGGTGTTCACGATCGGCGGCTACAACCTCTTGGCCGTCGCGGTGAACACCTTCGGTATCGAACCGGAGTAA
- a CDS encoding aromatic ring-hydroxylating oxygenase subunit alpha yields MGRWPKPPEGSWTEHYPELGTGPVSFRDSVSPEFYELEREAVFKRAWLNVGRVEELPRVGSYLTKEIDVAKVSVIVVKGRDQKIRAFYNICRHRGNKLVWNDFPGDEVKGTCRQFTCKYHGWRYGLDGALTFVQQPGEFFDLDTSTMGLAPVQCDVWNGFIFVNLDPEPRQSLREFLGPMITALDDYPFELMTERYEFEAHNNSNWKIFADAFQEYYHVPSLHSQQVPSAVRQPNATFECGHFQIDGPHRLVSTAGTRRWLLDPEFMYPVERITRSGLVGPWRTPETHQSAGLNPGGIEPWGITNFQIFPNLEILIYHGWYLLYRYWPTSHNTHKFEAYNAFHPARTVRERIEHEVASVVLKEFALQDAGMLGGTQAALEYGLDEPIVDDYPLSDQEILVRHLHHEAVKWVEQYRAERAPVGARP; encoded by the coding sequence ATGGGGCGCTGGCCCAAGCCACCGGAGGGTAGCTGGACGGAACACTATCCGGAACTCGGCACCGGCCCGGTCTCGTTCCGGGACTCCGTCTCGCCGGAGTTCTACGAACTCGAACGGGAGGCGGTGTTCAAGCGGGCCTGGCTCAACGTCGGGCGGGTGGAGGAGTTGCCCCGGGTGGGCAGCTACCTCACCAAGGAGATCGACGTCGCGAAGGTTTCGGTGATCGTGGTGAAGGGCCGTGACCAGAAGATCCGCGCCTTCTACAACATCTGCCGCCACCGCGGGAACAAGCTGGTGTGGAACGACTTCCCCGGCGACGAGGTCAAAGGCACCTGCCGGCAGTTCACGTGCAAGTACCACGGCTGGCGCTACGGCCTCGACGGCGCCTTGACGTTCGTGCAGCAACCCGGCGAGTTCTTCGACCTCGACACGTCGACGATGGGCCTGGCACCGGTTCAGTGCGACGTGTGGAACGGGTTCATCTTCGTCAACCTCGACCCCGAGCCGCGTCAGAGCCTGCGCGAATTCCTCGGGCCGATGATCACCGCGCTCGACGACTACCCGTTCGAATTGATGACCGAGCGTTACGAGTTCGAGGCGCACAACAACAGCAACTGGAAGATCTTCGCCGACGCCTTCCAGGAGTACTACCACGTGCCGTCGCTGCACAGTCAGCAGGTGCCCAGCGCGGTGCGCCAACCCAACGCGACGTTCGAGTGCGGCCACTTCCAGATCGACGGTCCGCACCGCCTGGTCTCGACCGCGGGAACGCGGCGGTGGCTACTCGACCCCGAATTCATGTACCCCGTCGAACGGATCACCCGCAGCGGGCTGGTGGGGCCGTGGCGCACCCCGGAGACCCACCAGTCGGCCGGTCTGAACCCGGGCGGGATCGAACCGTGGGGGATCACGAACTTCCAGATCTTCCCGAACCTGGAGATCCTGATCTATCACGGCTGGTATCTGCTCTACCGCTACTGGCCGACGTCGCACAACACCCACAAGTTCGAGGCCTACAACGCCTTCCACCCGGCGCGCACGGTGCGCGAACGAATCGAACACGAGGTGGCCTCCGTCGTGCTCAAGGAGTTCGCCCTCCAGGACGCCGGCATGCTGGGCGGCACCCAGGCGGCGCTGGAGTACGGCCTGGACGAGCCGATAGTCGACGACTATCCGCTCAGCGATCAGGAGATCCTCGTGCGGCACCTGCATCACGAGGCCGTCAAGTGGGTCGAGCAGTATCGCGCCGAACGGGCACCGGTCGGAGCGCGACCATGA
- a CDS encoding SDR family NAD(P)-dependent oxidoreductase yields MSRVAVVTGGGSGMGEATCHELGRRGHRVAVLDLNGDAAQRVAEELRADGVTALGVAADVSERAAVEEAFAKVRTELGPVHILVTSAGLVDFAAFLDITPQAWQHLVDVNLTGTFHCCQVAIPDMLEAGWGRIVMISSSSAQRGSPGMAHYAASKGALLSLTKSLAREYGAAGITVNNVPPSGIETPMQHQSQAAGFLPPSEQMAASIPVGHLGTGDDIAAAVGFLCSEESGFITGQTLGVNGGSVM; encoded by the coding sequence ATGAGCCGCGTCGCGGTGGTGACCGGGGGTGGCTCCGGTATGGGCGAGGCGACCTGCCACGAGCTCGGCCGACGGGGGCACCGGGTGGCCGTGCTCGACCTCAACGGCGATGCGGCGCAACGGGTCGCCGAGGAGCTGCGCGCCGACGGCGTGACCGCACTCGGCGTCGCCGCCGACGTGAGCGAGCGCGCCGCGGTGGAGGAGGCCTTCGCCAAGGTCCGCACCGAACTCGGACCGGTGCACATCCTGGTCACCAGCGCCGGCCTGGTGGATTTCGCGGCGTTTCTCGACATCACCCCCCAGGCCTGGCAGCACCTGGTCGACGTCAACCTCACCGGCACGTTCCACTGCTGCCAGGTCGCGATACCCGACATGCTGGAGGCGGGATGGGGTCGCATCGTGATGATCTCGTCGTCGAGCGCCCAACGCGGATCGCCGGGAATGGCCCACTACGCCGCCTCCAAAGGGGCGCTGCTGTCGCTGACGAAATCGTTGGCGCGTGAGTACGGGGCGGCCGGCATCACGGTCAACAACGTCCCACCGTCGGGGATCGAGACGCCGATGCAGCACCAGTCGCAGGCCGCGGGGTTCCTGCCTCCGAGCGAGCAGATGGCGGCGAGCATCCCGGTGGGCCACCTCGGCACCGGTGACGACATCGCGGCCGCGGTCGGTTTCCTGTGCTCCGAGGAGTCCGGGTTCATCACGGGGCAGACGCTCGGCGTCAACGGCGGGTCGGTGATGTGA